In Procambarus clarkii isolate CNS0578487 chromosome 36, FALCON_Pclarkii_2.0, whole genome shotgun sequence, one DNA window encodes the following:
- the LOC123756287 gene encoding uncharacterized protein has protein sequence MAPVGAQYVPAHRMASGSSSRRPEHTRLHPLDHPGRAPAPNYHSLDMAGPDLTDLLSRPSEAVSLNIPRVGSCPWCMVGDTTRVFPLWSKWVACLCFPLGLIALCLNYEDRCSFCDYVSTH, from the exons ATGGCACCGGTTGGCGCACAGTATG TTCCAGCTCACCGCATGGCCTCGGGCTCTTCAAGCCGCAGGCCTGAACATACCCGCT TGCACCCACTTGATCATCCTGGGCGTGCCCCTGCCCCAAACTACCACAGTTTGGACATGGCAGGGCCCGATCTAACTGATCTACTGAGCCGCCCTTCTGAGGCTGTCTCTCTCAATATCCCACGTGTTGGTTCTTGCCCGTGGTGTATG GTTGGTGACACCACCCGGGTGTTTCCCTTGTGGAGCAAGTGGGTAGCCTGCTTGTGCTTTCCCCTCGGCCTCATAGCCCTATGCCTCAATTACGAGGACCGTTGCTCATTCTGTGACTACGTGTCGACCCATTAA